Part of the Musa acuminata AAA Group cultivar baxijiao chromosome BXJ3-10, Cavendish_Baxijiao_AAA, whole genome shotgun sequence genome, GCGCGAAGGTCCAGCAGGCTGCTGCCTCTCTGGACCTTGATCCAGACCGACTCGGACCGGCGTCCCAGCCGACCGAGAACGGAGCTGATCTCCGACCGGCTCTTGGGGGAGGCAAAAATGGGGCtttcctcgtcgtcgtcgtcgtcggcagGCGCGACCCCCTTGACGATGTCACCGGGGAGTGGCATGGAGTCGTCCCACTCCTCAGAAGGCATCCCTGCTTCGACTCGTTTGACGCCAACCACCGTCCCATTGCCGCCCATCTGCGGAACAGCGACACCACCAACGGCTGCAATCTCTGATCTCTTCGATGTCTAAGAAGCCACTGCCGAATCGGTAATATAAATGCATCAGTCGACGTCAACGTTCGTGAGGAAAGAGGAGATGGGTCTGTGATAACAAGGACGCTGTTCCTATAGCGCCATAGCAGGCCTTGACAAGTCAAACACGAACAATTAGCTACGTCAACACCAATCTTCTTCACACGGCCCTCAAGCGTTTGAGTTGGGCTCGCATTCCTTCTTCCCTCTTCAAACCCAACATGTTCCTCCACAGTGTCAGGGATCGAGTTGGTGGTCGTCTGCAACGCTCGTGGTCCTCCTCTGCCGCATCAAATTGCTAAAGATGAACTGGGTTGCGACCACATGAATTCCTCTACTTCAATGAGCTCATGGAGCTCTTCGTATATGCCAAGCGAATAGCATCATAATGGTAGGTTGTTGAGATGGAGTAATGCTTCCTAGTTTGCCGATACACAGTACATGAATGAATTAAAGGCAAAATTGTTCTTCTCTCACTAATTTAATTCTCCATCTGTAAGTCGATGTGACCTCCTTTTTTGTCCTTTGGACGACTCGTCTCGTACTTCACCCATCTAAATTTTACTGTCACGCATATAACACATCCATACgtacatatatatgaatatgtgGCTGTCGTAGGATCATCGTGTCCTGCTCGTGTCCTAGCGATGCACCGATGTGGTCTCCCTCGAAGTCATAAATGATGCAGCTCGACCTGAACCATCATGCTTTCATCCATGAAGTCGTCGTCTTGCTTCCCTTGGAAGTACTGAGTGCAGGAAATAATGGGTGACAAAGATTGATCGATGGCCTTGAAGCAGACTGTAAGATGAGGTCGCACATCACGGTGTGGAGAAGAAACCGAAGGCTCGCAGGGTTCGATTACCGTCGTCTCTCCTGAAAAGACTTGTGGTGATGGTAGAGGACTAAGTCCAAGGAAAAGAATGATCCAAATAGATCATGTGTGGAAGAACGATGGAACACTTGGCCATCAAGTGGTAGATTTATGTGGTTTTCTTCTTACAATGACTGACATGGGAAATTCGACAGTGAATTATCTGTATATGATGGTGATGATGGGACCTGAGCCAATTCCTCCCCTTTTCTTTCGCCAAAAAGTGTTTTTTGCTTGATTTGTGATGGCACAGATTAAGAGTTATTTGCAGTAGGAATTGACATCGACGATAAGGTAGCTGACGTGCTGTATGTTATCGCATTGGGTTCTTTGTGTTTGACAAAATGCAACTTTCGCTTGAAGCAATGGTGGTGTGATTGGGTGAACCAAACTTGATTTCATCATTGTCTTTGTCATCGTGAACCAAACGTTTCATCAAAGTCTAATCACAGGTCACAAGATGTCTTACCCTGTGATGGCTACATGAACCAGAGGAAGACCAACTAGGAAATGCCGAGGATCCATCAGCTAGCCAGCCATGAGAGGAGCTGCTCCATCCACCCTCCCTCCCGCCCTCACTGACATCCACATCACATGTGAAAGGAGGCACCCCACgtcccttcctttttcttttctggcTTCTTTCAGAAGGCACTGCGATTTCTTTGAAGATGAGTTCAGCTTTGAGATCCCACCCTTCGGTGGTCCTCAGCTGAAATCTTCCTTCCCACAGTTCTGTCACTTCACGCCTCGAGAAGACCACCAAAGCCCTTTGAGAGCATAACATGCAGCAgccatcatcttcctcttcttcttcttcttcttcttcttcttcttcaagggtCGAGTTCAATAATTGATGCAAATGTCACTGTCGTGCCATGCTGCGAATGGCTGCTGTATTCTTCAGCCATAATCTACGGAGACCGCATTACATCATTTGAAGTTCCTCAGGTTAATATCCCTACCGTTGATCGATCCAgcacttgaaattacatgatCATGGAGTACTCTACGACCTCAAACAGAACTGGACAGGCAAGAAGACGTAATGATCTAACTTTAGATTCGAAATGTTCTCCGTGGTCACGAACGTTTTGACCAAGTGCAAGGCAATTATTATTAGAGGAAGGACATGTATGGAGTGCATTTGAGCGCATTAAGGCGGCTTTTACGCGATCAGCGACAGGTTAGTCCGTACTCTCCCATCCAAACCAATCCAATCCGAAGAGGGGGACAAAACATGTACATCCTATAAAGAGGGATAAAATTGCTTGCATGAGTTGATCATCCTCTTCAGACATGTCATGGATAGAAATGAGATCTTTTGTTGTTCGGAAGCATACAGATAGAACGAGGTGGAATGGTCCATGAACAGTGGTGGTTGTATTGTGTTATTAAGGCATAACTTAGGATGTGCCATAGTGTCACTTTCACGTGGTGGGGTATTTGAGAGACACAGAAGGAGACTTCTTTACGAGAGGTCCCCCTGGAGGGGCAAATGAGGTTTCAGGGCTACACGTCCATTTCACAAACCCAAGGCAGTGCAGATGAGGATAAATTAGAACAGTGAAGAGGGAGCATGAAGACTTGGGAGAAGGAATAGTTACAGCATGGGCCAGCAGGCATGCATGAATAAAGCAGACCTCTGCTGCTGGCACGCCAGAGAGAGAATTAAACTCATATCAATACTATCGTCTCCATGTATATCTTCAAACACAGATAGATTTCTGCGGAGAAGGCCAAGGCTGGGCCTTTGCATCACCATAACTATGGCCATTGTTGGTTATTTGGTAATTAACCAGAGTTGTTCACACAATTAATCACCAAATGCTGTCTTGACCACTGCCAAAGCCATACTCTGCAACACCAGTCACCAGATATAAAGAAGAAACAGCTATCAAGAGGCTCCACAGCAGCCAGCGGCTAATGGAGTATCACATAACGCAGATACAGAGAAAGAGAGACCCCCACCATGAGAGCTGGTTGTGTACCTGTCGTCCGCCTTGACTGCCGTTTACACattcacgatatatatatatatatatatatatatatgtatatacatatgtatgtatgtatgtatgtatatatatatacatatgtatgtatgtatgtatatatatatacatatgtatgtatgtatatatatatatatatatatatatatacatacatatatatatatatatatatatatatatatatatatatacatatatatatatatatatatatatatagcatgaaaGATGAATGATGAAGAGATTGGCAGAGGATGTGTGGTGATGTGATGGTGTTGTTGGAGCGGTACTTGGTTGTCAATTGACGAGCCAAAACCCACCGCCAGCAGCACCAGCAACAGCTGCTGCAGCTATCGTCAGTCGTCTCCACAAAAGGAGCCTGCAGCCCCAATTGTCTAGCCTCCTCAACCTCGTGCAGAGAAAGGGTGATGTAGATGACCAGCAGATCACTCTCAACATCCAAACACCAGGACCAAAGCGATCGCAGCAGGTCTAGGGAAAAAAGTAGCTATTTCCGttacccacccccccccctccccctctctctctctctctctctctctctctctctctctcttcttcttcttcatcacttGCAGCGCGTCCGGTGAAGAGAGAATGTCCTCTCCACTGACGCGTTCTTCTGTTGCTCTACATGGTGTCTATCCAAACTCTTTTTTGCCGTCCTTTCCTTCTGTCTCGATCTCTCTGCCTCTCCCTTAGACACAGAACCTGATTACAGTAGTCTTCGAGCCTTAAGACCAGGAggggaacgagagagagagagaagaggagcagAAGAGCATAATCTGCTTCCGCAGCCTCTTTTCTACGTAGGAGACAGTTGCCTGCACTGGCTAAGTCCACAAGATAAGGCAAAGATGAACGAGCGCAGCGAGGGACGCGACTTCATGAGTGTGGACTCCTTCTCGCAGCTCCCGTTCATCCGCCCGGTCCCCaagccttcctcctcctcctcctcctccacctccggcATCCGACTGTTTGGCATCGAAGTCCCTCACCATCCCACCAACGAAGAGGACAACACCGAAAAAGACCACACCACCACCGTGAACGGCGGAGGTGAGAGCGCACGCAAGTTCGAGTGCCACTACTGCTATCGCCAATTTCCGACATCGCAAGCGCTCGGCGGGCACCAAAACGCCCACAAGCGCGAGCGCCAGCACGCGAAGCGGGTTCACATCCAGTCCGCCGCCCTGGCCGCGATCCACCACGGTCCGGCAGCCATCGACGGCCATCATCTCTACGGCTTTTTTAATTACCACCAACCATTCGGCCCGGTGTTACCCGCAGCCGCCCACTTCGCTGTCGACTCTCCTTCGACGCCGCACTACCCTGCATGCCACGCCACTAGCGCCGCCAGTGGTAGCTTCGGTGGTTGTTTCTACGGCGGGCTTGGTTCGGCGGCTCAACCCATCAACGGCAGCCCGTTGCCGGGACTCTGGAAGGCCCCTGGGGTCGTGCATGGCAGCGCGAGCGTGGGGTTAGTCCATGGGGACTCTCCGATGCCTTCACCTACGACAAGACGAGATCAAGAGCCAAGAATCGAGGGAATTGGAGGCATTATCTCAGATGGCAACGATCGTGgtgcttcttccgcatcttccaaAAGCCAATTTGCTTACCAGCTGATGCCCGGCGTGAAGGAGAACGTGAGTTTGGATTTGCACCTGTGATCAGTAACACTCTTGTGGGATTTCGGATGATACTATGGCTTTGTTCTTCCTTAGTTTCTTTCGTCATGTTGTGGTGTTGCCCAGAGAAGTGGCCATCCTTTTATCGTCAggcaaaggaaaaagaaagaacagGAATTCTATCTCTCATTTGGACAACACAATGCATCAAGAATTTTCACTGTGAATCTATAAACATATGATCTGCAATAGTGTTGCTCACTCTGTAGATTTTGATCCCTGCAATCTTCAATCTTTGACTATATCCATGTAACTCTTTATTATTTGTCGATCCTTGTCTCAGGGAGTACCATTCCTGTTGCTTGTGAGTTTTCCAACTCTCTAATTACCTCTCTGAAAGGTATCTTTGCGACATATTGTTCATTTAGAGGATTCCAAGTAGTGAATTATATCACATAGTAAACGACCTACATGTGCTCTTCTTGAATGAGCTTCTACTTGCACCTGTAATTATTGACAGGAACACTGAGATGCCAATGATTCCTTAATAGTTGATGACATTAGCTAGTTGTCTACTGAGAAAACAAGTCCATGAGACACAAGTGGCATACTCTGTTAGCATATGACTGACTGCATTGGTTCAGGAGCTGCAATGAGCTATACATATTGTCACCTTTGTACATGTGAGGTGAAAACAGTATCTTCATTCCTAACTTCTATTCCTTCTGCAAAAAGTGAAGCATGTAATGATCAAAGGCTACTTGCTTTCTTCAAAATGCATGAGGATCCTGACAATGGAACAATTGCTCATCAAAGCTCCAGTATTAGCTCAGTGCAGAAGGGTTCATGTGCCTTTCATTTCTCATGTTGCCCTGAAGAAATTATTCATTTGTTTGATACTGTAAGACACCTGACATGAAAATAATGAAGTAATTCGATGATGTTAATTTGATTTTGTACAACGTATCGAATATACTTCTTGCATACTTGATCAGTATGACAATCTATATAGTTCTACATCGACAAATTTCAGCTCTTGTATACATTACAAGCCCAAAAATTGCAGAGAAGACATTTAACAAATTCTAGCAGAAGTTATTTGTCACTATAGATCTTTCCTTCATTTTTCCTATCTATCATAGACAAATAGGAAGCTATTCACATACTCATTATCATCCAGAAGTTTCCAATAATTCCCACTCTGGGACTTCTGCATTCCCTTCCACCCAACTGCAGGCCGGAACCTTCTTCAAACCTTTCTTTGAGATGTTGCTTCTTAACTCGGCCACATCGTTCCATTTTCCAGATAATGCAGACATATTGGCAGCAATCACGTAGTTTGATCCTACGTCAGGCTCCTCTTCCAGCAGAAGCTTCAGCAAGTCGTCACCGATATCAAAAGATTTGCCGCTTTTCCTGCAAGCTCCGAGAAAGGACCTCAATATGACATTATTTGGAGTAATCGACATGTTCTTAATGAACTCATAAGCAGTTTCTAGTAAACCTGCTCGGCCAAACAAATCAACCATGCAACCATAGTGCTCAATTGTTGGCTTGATATGAAACTCATTTACCATTCTAGAAAACATTGTTTGGCCTACATCTACCATACCGAGGTGGCTGCAAGCACATAAAATGACGGAGAATATTGTACTGTCTGGTCGTACACCACTAGCTTCCATCTGGGAGAATAGATCAATTGCTTTTTCCCATTGGCCATGATCAACGAACCCTGCAATCATAATTGTCCATGACTGCAAGTCCTGCTCTTGCAAGGATTTGAAAACTTGGAAGGCTTCTTCTAAGAGCCCACATTTAGCATACATGCTGACTAGAGCAGCACCCAGGGCAACATCCAATTTGATGTTGTTAACCACTATGTATGAGTGAATTGCTCGTCCTGTACACGGACTAGCCAAATAACTGGAAGCTGAAAGTAGGCTTATTAGAGTAACTGAGTTAGGTTTAACATTTGCTGATCTCATTTCCAAAAATACCATTAGAGCTTCAACAGGATGGCCGCTGTAAATTAAATAGAACATCAAGGATCAGAATTTGTCACAACTattgtgaaaaagaaaaaagacaggGATAAACAAAAAACAAGAATAGAGGTTTATAGGAATTGCGAGATAAAGCATAGGAAGCATCTAGGAAAATAATGCATGTCAAATGCTACATATGCTTCATCCAATCTTAGGTGGGGGATCAAAAGAGAACTAAAAACAATATGACGCTGAAACTCCATGATATCATTGAATCAAAACAAAGGTGCTTACTGGATGGCTAAAGACACCATTGTCTCACACCTATAAATTGGGACAGGGCTCTGTCCATGTATCTGAACTCACCGATCGAAAAAAGCCTTTTAGTTCTAATCGACTCaaagaaaatatgcatcaattgtaTGATTCACATAAACTATGCCCTTTGAGATCAAAACATATCTCACCGAATGACCCATAACTTGTACCAAAACTTAGTCTACATAAGaactaactgaaattaaattacATCAAGCATGCATCTCCCTGAAGAGATGCATCCACTGAATGACCATAATCTGATTATGCCTTTGGTTGTCGTATAGAAATATGTTATATTTTGAAGAGTGTTGATGGAAATATCCTCTTTGTATCCTCGAATACAAATACTTTCACAAACATAAATTCTTAATTACGATtttatcttcaaaagaaattatcAGGTTTAaccctgataatatgatatgtcacccgGTATGGATTTCGCCCATCATCGACCGGTTATAAAAATAATAGTTCAGGAACTTTAATCAAAGCGAAGGTTGAATAAAGAGCATACCTACCAAGCAAGATATCCTTGGATCATGGAGCTCCATGTGACGACGTCCCTAACACCCATTTCGTCGAACACTTCACGAGCGCATTTGGACACCCCGCAACAAGCATACATGTGCAGAAGAGTATTCCCAACGTATAAATCCAAGAAAAACCCGGCCTTTAAGACCACCCCATGAACCATCTCACCGACTCGCAGCACGGAAGCACGGCCGCACGCCCTGAGAACAAACGGATAGGATAAGTTGTCAGGGCGCCCGTTCCCTGCACGTCGGAGGGCTGAAAAGAGGTGGATGGCTTCTTGGGGGGAATCGGAATCGGCGTAGGCTCGGATAAGGGAATTCCAAgcgaagagaggaggaggagaggcgagGTTGGAGAGGACGGAGCGGGCGTGGGCCAGGGAGAAAGGGCAGAGGGAGGAGATGAGCTTGGAAGCGACGGATGGGCGGTGGTCGAGAGCGGCTTTAAGGATGAGCGAGTGGAGTtgaaggaggtggaggagggaggaggaccgTCGGAAGAGGGAGGAGAGGTGGCGGGAAGACCATAGCATCTTTTGGATGGGTTGGGAAATGACAGACGAGAGGTTCAAACAATAGAACGAGAGGAGTCAATGGACCCGATAACCCGGTTATTCAATATGAATCCGATCGCAACAGGACGCCGATCCTTCATCTATATGATCTTGTTAATAACCTCGATTCGAAGCTATTCGGATCCAGCATGATGCAGACCCGGACCCTGGAGGCCAAATCAAAACAAAAAACGGGTTATCGGGTTTTCTCTTCTCCCCACAGGTTTTCTATTCTTCTCTCTCGGAAACAATGGTCTCCCTCCCCTGTTTCAAACCAATgtcctcttcttcatcatcatagcTGTTTCCCAGTGGGTTCAGAGCATCCAAAAGTGCATGTTGGAGTATGAGCGAACAATATTCAATCATATCTTTGCATCTTTTGCTTTTGTTCTTGTTTGTATGACAGGCTAATTTAATCTTAGATTGAATATTACAATGCAATTGGAAATAGCATATCGCTTTATATCCCACCAATTTATTCCATTCGCCTCTTTCTTCGAAACACAAAACGGACTGACATGACCGACACCATCTGACGGTCGATAGTAACACGCACAACAACAGTAATAAAAGGCCCACGACACGTGGGGACCGGACGGCGAATAAACGTGGCTGCTTTCTTTTATTGTGGTCGAGATATTTAGTCGAAGAAGACGACGATGGAAAGGAGGGGACGGCAACGGGGTGGGGTCATTTGCCGGACGCCGCGGCTTTGGTCTTGGCGGCCTCGAGGTCGATGGCCTGCTGGAGGAGGTTGGAGCCTTGGTCGTCGTCCTCGAGCACGATCTGGAGGGGGAAGTCGCCGAGACCGTCGGCGATGGCGAGGAGGATGCGCCGCATCTCGGAGCGGAACTCGTCGCGGTCGACGGTGCCGCTGCGGTCCAGGTCGAACTGATCGAAGATGGAGTTGTATAGGGCGGCGACCTCGGCCGGTGGGGTGACCACGTCGACCCCGAAGTGGGTCTCCAGGAGGCGGAAGGTCTCGAGGGCGCGCCGCAGCTCGGCGCGGGAGAGGACGCCGTCCCCGTTGAGGTCCAGCGCCGCGAACCGCTCGTCCACGCTCCGGTTGAAGACCTCCTCGTCCCCTACGAACGCCCGCACCGTCGACCCGTCCAATATCACtacccccatctctctctctctctctctctctgatcgcAGACTCCCACTCAGACACACAAGCAGCGATTTAATTGTGTTGTATATGGTTTGTGCTTATCCATGGGATCTTTCGAGGATGGATGTTTGCAATTACGATAGCGCCACTAGTGGTCGAGGCTTTGGTGTAGGGTGCAGAGAATGACTTGGTCAACCGTGTACACGGAATATTGCCACCGTCCATATGGCGCTGAGATTCGTGTCGCAGCATACAAGTGAAAGGGATAATCAATCGAAGCTTATGAAACGACCAATTTAATAGAGAAATCATAATACTGTCAATATGCAACAGGCGAAGGTAATTGAAGAGACTGACTGGGTAGAAGCGATCAAGTCAACGCAATGGTACAACGTACTTGATCGCTCTGTTCAGATTTGAACTGCAGAATTGATAGCGTGGAAGAGTTTGGCTCGAAGACTCGGTTTCTATATTAATCTGTATGAAAATTGAGGTTAAATAAGATTCTCGATGTCATCTATCCAAACAAATCAATAGCCAATAGGAGTGGGTGCCTtatgtaattttattttattacaaGTTAACGAGTGAAAATATTTtacgataaaaatgaaatgtTTCACGATCGCCTAATTATTGACCCGATCCTCCTAGTGGTACTGTCACATGTAGAGTTATAATTTAAGGAGAATATTTTCTGAAGTTTTTATTTTATAGTTAAAATGCTAAGCGAAAAAATCCCAACAGTCCTAATGATCATCTCATGTCAAAATCCTGAAGGTTTTGATTCTGCGAATTGAACATGTTGTAATGGTTTCACTTCAAATTTGTGTGTCATTCACAAACCAGAAATATCTCCTCGGTGGTTTGAGTGGATTTCATAATCTACCCGAGTTATGTCCTAACATTTGCTTACTCATCGCATAGTTAATTCACTGGGAATACATTCGGACGATGTAGAAACACTGAACTACATACCTCTTCTCTCTAAAATGTATTAAGTAATTGTTTGCTCGTATCAAATCCAAGACTTGTGTCCTAATCAAACAGGGAGAGTACCGTCAACCATAAGTCGACCCAATTCAATCTAAACTCGAGGGCATAAGGATATCCGAGAAACTCACGTGACAGTCTTATGAGACTGTTGTTGGGGCACCAAGATATCTAAAATGACTCCATGGTGATTTTTAGGGGGCTTTTGAGTGTCCGAGGTGGAATCTAGTTGT contains:
- the LOC135651611 gene encoding pentatricopeptide repeat-containing protein At4g21065-like: MLWSSRHLSSLFRRSSSLLHLLQLHSLILKAALDHRPSVASKLISSLCPFSLAHARSVLSNLASPPPLFAWNSLIRAYADSDSPQEAIHLFSALRRAGNGRPDNLSYPFVLRACGRASVLRVGEMVHGVVLKAGFFLDLYVGNTLLHMYACCGVSKCAREVFDEMGVRDVVTWSSMIQGYLACGHPVEALMVFLEMRSANVKPNSVTLISLLSASSYLASPCTGRAIHSYIVVNNIKLDVALGAALVSMYAKCGLLEEAFQVFKSLQEQDLQSWTIMIAGFVDHGQWEKAIDLFSQMEASGVRPDSTIFSVILCACSHLGMVDVGQTMFSRMVNEFHIKPTIEHYGCMVDLFGRAGLLETAYEFIKNMSITPNNVILRSFLGACRKSGKSFDIGDDLLKLLLEEEPDVGSNYVIAANMSALSGKWNDVAELRSNISKKGLKKVPACSWVEGNAEVPEWELLETSG
- the LOC135651612 gene encoding zinc finger protein 8-like; this translates as MNERSEGRDFMSVDSFSQLPFIRPVPKPSSSSSSSTSGIRLFGIEVPHHPTNEEDNTEKDHTTTVNGGGESARKFECHYCYRQFPTSQALGGHQNAHKRERQHAKRVHIQSAALAAIHHGPAAIDGHHLYGFFNYHQPFGPVLPAAAHFAVDSPSTPHYPACHATSAASGSFGGCFYGGLGSAAQPINGSPLPGLWKAPGVVHGSASVGLVHGDSPMPSPTTRRDQEPRIEGIGGIISDGNDRGASSASSKSQFAYQLMPGVKENVSLDLHL
- the LOC103968529 gene encoding uncharacterized protein LOC103968529, with the protein product MGVVILDGSTVRAFVGDEEVFNRSVDERFAALDLNGDGVLSRAELRRALETFRLLETHFGVDVVTPPAEVAALYNSIFDQFDLDRSGTVDRDEFRSEMRRILLAIADGLGDFPLQIVLEDDDQGSNLLQQAIDLEAAKTKAAASGK